The genomic interval GAATTCTCGAGCAGCGCCTCGGCCACCTGGAGGAACCTTTCCTTGGGGCAGCCGGTGATCTGCTCGACCATCTCCGGCGTGTAGCGGGAGAAGTGCTTCTTGAGGAGCTGGAACACGCAACGCGGATGCTGCAGCGTCGGGTCGCGCCGGGGCGTGCCCTTCCGGAGCGAGCGCAGCAGGTCGTCGAACGACCCGCGGTTGCGAATCACGTCTTCCGTGGCGGGGCCCGGCGGTTTCGGTCCGCGGTCGTACTGCCACGTCCGGTTGTCGTAGCGGCCCTGGAATCCGTTGTAGGGCCAGAAATCCGGCTCCTTGTACTCGACGAGGCCCGAGAAGACGCCGTCCAAGTCTTCGGTGTCCTTGTAGTCCGGGCTGACGATGGTGGCGAGGTTGGTGTAGTTGACCGTGTAGTTCTTGAAGAACGGATCGGTGTTCCAGCGGCGGCTGTTGACGACGTAGTTGATCAGACCGCCCAGGAACGCGATGTCCGATCCGGCGCGAATCGGCGCATGGATGTCGGCCACGGCGCTGGTCCGGGTGAACCGCGGGTCGACGTGGATGAGCTTCGCGCCGTTCAGCTTGGCCTTCATGGGCCAGCGGAACGCCACCGGGTGGCACTCCGCCATGTTGGAGCCCATGATGATGAAGCAGTCGGTGTGCTCCAGATTGCGCGGGTACGTCGTCGCCGCGCCACGACCATTCCGAGCCCCCAGACCGGGGACGCTAGAGCTGTGTCATATCCTGGCCTGGTTTTCGATCGCGACGACGCCGATCCCGCGCCAGAACTTCTGGCACACGTGATTGAACTCGTTGTCGAGCGTCGCGCCGCCCAGGCCGAAGATCCCCGGCGTCATGTTCACGAGTTTGCCGTTGGGGAGGCGCTCGATGAACGTCTCGTCGCGGGTCTGCTTGATCAGCTCGGCGACACGGTCCATCGCCCACTCGAGCTCCACGACCTCCCAGTCCCGGCCCCCCGGCTTCCGGTGCAGCACTTTCGTCGACCGGTTGGGGTTCACGTGGAGCTGGTAGATCGCCGCGCCCTTGGGGCAGAGGGTCCCCTCGTTGTGCGGGCTGCGCGGATCGCCTTCGATGTTGACGATCTGGTCGTCCTTGACGTGGATGAGGGTCGCGCAGCCCACCGAGCAGAATGGACAGATGCTCGGCACGGTCTTCGCGTCTTTGATGCGGAGCTCCTGCGCGCGCGCCCGGGCGGGCGCCAGCGGCACCCCGAGGCCGACGAGCCCGCCGATGGCGGTGCCGGCGCCGGCGCCGGCCGAGACTCTCAGGAAGTCGCGCCGACTGACATGCATGGGGTCCTCCCCGTCAGAAGTCGAACGACCTGCTCACGTCTGATATACAGCCTGTGGGGGAAGGCGCAACCCGTCAAGACCCCGCTCGCCCCCGGTCCGACGCCGTGCTAGCCTTCC from Candidatus Polarisedimenticolia bacterium carries:
- a CDS encoding molybdopterin-dependent oxidoreductase, translating into MHVSRRDFLRVSAGAGAGTAIGGLVGLGVPLAPARARAQELRIKDAKTVPSICPFCSVGCATLIHVKDDQIVNIEGDPRSPHNEGTLCPKGAAIYQLHVNPNRSTKVLHRKPGGRDWEVVELEWAMDRVAELIKQTRDETFIERLPNGKLVNMTPGIFGLGGATLDNEFNHVCQKFWRGIGVVAIENQARIUHSSSVPGLGARNGRGAATTYPRNLEHTDCFIIMGSNMAECHPVAFRWPMKAKLNGAKLIHVDPRFTRTSAVADIHAPIRAGSDIAFLGGLINYVVNSRRWNTDPFFKNYTVNYTNLATIVSPDYKDTEDLDGVFSGLVEYKEPDFWPYNGFQGRYDNRTWQYDRGPKPPGPATEDVIRNRGSFDDLLRSLRKGTPRRDPTLQHPRCVFQLLKKHFSRYTPEMVEQITGCPKERFLQVAEALLENSGADRTSAFAYAVAWTQHTYGVQIISCCALLSQLTGNMGRPGGGIMALRGHAAIQGSTDVPTLYHSIHGYLNAPSA